The DNA region GGGAGAGGAAGAAGACCAGTCCGGACAGGCCGAGGATGGTCAGCAGGTCGGCGAGGACGGCACCCGAGAAGCCCCGGTGATGGAAGAGCCGCATGTCCAGCAGGGGTGCGGGAAGCGTGAGTTGCCTGCGTACGAACCAGCTGAGCGCTGCCACGCCACCGATGCCCGCGGCGACGGTCCCCCCGCTCGGGCCGTGCGCCGCCAGCTCCTTGACGGCATACACGACGCCGATCATGCCGATGAAGGAGAGCGCGACGCTGACCAGGTCCCAGGGGCCCGGGGCCGGGTTCCGGGACTCGGGGATCATCTTCGCGCCGACGACCACGAGGACCGCCATGACCGGCAGGTTGATCAGGAAGACCGAGCCCCACCAGAAGTGCTCCAGCAGAAGTCCGCCGACCACGGGGCCGACGGCCGCTCCGGCGGAGGCCATCGCTCCCCAGATCCCGATGGCGAAGCTGCGTTCGCGCGGGTCGTGGAAGAGGTTCCGGATCAGGGCGAGCGTGGACGGCATCAGGGTGGCGCCCGCGACCCCGAGCAGCGCCCGCGCCAGGATCATCATCTCGGGGGTGTGCGCGTAGGCGTTGAGCACGGAGACCGCACCGAACGCCGTCGCACCGCACAGCAGCAGCTTCTTGCGGCCGATGCGGTCGCCGAGGCTGCCCATCGAGACCAGGAGTCCGGCGATGACGAAGGAGTAGACGTCGCCGATCCACAGGAGCTGGGTGCCGGTCGGTTCGAGGTCCTCGGTGAGGAACGGGGTCGCCAGGCCGAGGACGGTGGCGTCGATCGCCACGAGCAGCACGGCGAGGACGAGCACGGCCAGGGCGATCCACCGCCCGGGACGGTGCAGCTCTTCCGGGGCTTCCACCCGCTGTTCGACACGGCTCATTGCTCCACGCTCCGGCGTGCACCGCCGAGCAGCAACTCGACGATCATGTATTGGAAGTCCTGGCTCGCGACCCGGCCGTCCTGGACGGCCCAGGCGCCGGACGAGATGAGTCCGTAGAGGGCCTCGGTCAGCCAGGCGGGGGTGAGGTCGATCCGGAATTCGCCGCGCTCCTGGCCGCGTCTGAAGAAGGCGGAGACCCGGGCATCGAGGCGGTTCCAGCCCTCGTTCACCTCTTCGCCCTCGAAGAGCTGGTTCTCGGTGACGAGGAAGGAGAGCAGTCCGGCGCTCGGCTCGACGGCCGCGACGAGGCGGCGCAGCGCCTCCTGCGCGGGGCCCTCGTCGAGGGCGGCGGCATCCAGAGCCGCTTCGAACTCCTGGATGCCCAGGTTCTCCAACGCTTTGACCAGGGCGTCCCGTCCGGCGAAGTGCCGGTGCAGGGTGGCGCGTCCGATGCCTGCGGCTCTGGCGACCTCGTCCATGGTGGCGGTCGATTTGCGGGTCAGCAGAGCGGCGGCGCTGCGCAGCACCTGCTCACGGTCAATACTCATGAGACAACCATAGGCCATATGAGACAAAAATGTCTCACCGAGAAGGTGTGCCCTCTCCGGAAGGAAGGGAGGACCATGGCGCCATGAAGCCGCTGCTGCTGATCGACATCGACGGTCCCCTCAATCCCTACGCGGCACTGGCACACCACGGGGTACCGGATGGTTACGCGAAGCATCTGATGCGGCCGACGGGGTGGAACTACGGGCCGCCCCTGCCCGTCCTGCTCAACCCGGAGCACGGGAAGGCGCTGCGGGCGCTGGCCGGCCGCTACGAGCTGGTCTGGGCGACGACCTGGAAGGACGAGGCCAACACCTGGGTCGGACCGCACCTCGGGCTGCCCCCGCTGCCGTACATCGACTGGCCGTCGATGCATGACAGCGGGCCGGACGGCACGTACTGGAAGACGCGGTACGTCGTGGAGTACGCGGCCGGCCGGCCGTTCGCCTGGGTCGACGACGAGATCGCCGAGCAGGACCGGGCGTGGGTCCTCGGCCAGGGGGTCACCGAGACGCTGCTCCGGTGGATCGATCCGGGGATCGGGCTGCTGCCGTCCGATTTCGCGGCGCTCGCGGCGTGGGCGGACGGCGGCCCGCGGGACGGGCGCTGAACCCGCCGTACGACCGCCACACGTGGGCGCCCGCGCGGCGGGCACCCCGGCGGCCGTCGCCGACCGGTCCCGTCCAGTCGTTGAGAACCGTCAGTCGTTGAGAACCGTCAGATCGAGGCCGGGGAGACGGTCCGGGTCATTGATCACGTCCATCTCGACGACCTTCCCCCCGGCGACCGTGAAGATCATGACCGCGAACCGGCGGCCCTCGTGCGCCGCGATGACGGCCGGCTCCCCGTCGACCAGTGCGGGCTGCGACGACCGTGCGAACGGCGCGAACATCATCGCCCGACGGGCCACGGCCGCGGCGCCCCGCACCAGGACCGGGGCGCCGACACCGCCGGCACCGACGTCGGACCGCACCACCACGTCCGGATCGAGCACGGCCACCAGGGCCTCGAAGTCACCGTCGCGGGCGGCGGCCAGGAAGGCGGCGACGACCTCGCGCTTGCGGGCGAGGCCGGGATCCGGCACCGGGTCCACGCCCTGCACCCGGCGCCGGGCCCGGCTGGCGAGCTGCCGGGTCGCGGCCGGGGTACGGTCCACGACGCCGGCGATCTCGTCGAAGGGCACGGCGAACATGTCGTGCAGCACGAAGGCGAGCCGCTCGGCGGGGTCGAGAGTCTCGAGCACGACGAGCATCGCGAGACCGACCGAGTCGGCCATCAGCGCCTGCTGCTCGGGGTCGGCCTCCGACCGTTCGCCGAGGTCCGGGCCGGGGCCGTGCTCCTCGGGCGCCCCGGTGTCGAGTGGCTCCTCGCGGCGGGAGCGGCGGGAGCGGAGCATGTCCAGGCACACCCGCCCGACGACCGTCGTCAGCCAGCCGCCCAGGTTCTCGATCGCCCGGTCGTCGGAACGGCTGAGCCGGATCCAGGCCTCCTGGACGGCGTCCTCCGCCTCGCTCGCCGAGCCGAGCATCCGGTAGGCCACGGCCTTCAGCTGTGCCCGGTTCTCCTCGAAGCGCTCCGCCAGGAACTCATGTCCGTCCACAGTCACATTCCTCCGTCGTGTTTCCGTCACAGCACTGACGGACGGAACCCCGTCGATGTGACGGACGGCCCGCGCCGCTCCGCGGCGGTGTCCGGTCAGCTCCAGCGCAGCCCGGCGCGGTGCCGCCAGTACGCCTCCGGCTCCTCCACCAGCGCGTCGAGCCGGGCGCGCCGCTCCTCGTCGAGGTCGACGACGGCCGCGTGCAGGTTACCGGCGAGCTGGTCGACGGTCGCCGCGCCGGAGAGCACCACCCCGGCCCAGGGCTGGTACAGCACGAGCGCCAGCGCGACCGCGTCGCTGCCGAGACCGGCATCCGCGGCGACCTCCTGGACCACGGCGGGGGCTTCCGTCCCGGCGAGCCGCCCGTTGGCCAGGGCTTCCTTGACGATCACGGTGAGGCCGGCGGCATGGGCCTCGGCTAGCGCCGTCCCGGCCGAGGTCTCCAGGGCGTTGTAGGTGGCCTGGACCGTACGGAAGAGCGGTTCGCCGTCCACGGTGACGGTCAGGGCGGCCCGGATCGCGTCGGCCTGGGCGGGCCCGCTGGTGGAGAGGCCGACACTGACCCCTTCCGCGGCGAGCGCGGCCAGCCGTTCGTGCAGTTCCTTGTCCGTGAGGGCCGGGCTGTCGGCGGTGACCGAGTGGATCTGGTAGAGGTCGAGGCGGTCACCGAGCAGCGCGTCGGTCTCGGCACGCTGGCGCACGAACGCGGCGAGGCTGTGGTCCTTGACCTCGTGCGCGTCGGCCTCGACGCTCCAGTCGGCCGTGTAGGTGTAGCCCCACTTGCTGCCGATGACGGCATCGTCCACCTCGGGCCGTGCCGTCAGCCAGTCGGCCAGGAACTCCTCCGAGCGGCCGTAGGAGCGGGCGGCGTCGAAGTAGCGGACGCCCTGTGCGTAGGCGGCGTCGAGCAGCTCGTGGGTGCGTTCGCGCATCGCCTCGACGCTGCGGTCGGCAGGCAGATCGCGGTCGCGGTGGAGGTTGATGTAGCCGGGCCTGCCGACCGCCGCCAGGCCGAGCCCGATGTGGGCGGTCGGAGTCGTCGCTGTGGCCAGCCGGGCGAAAGGCATCGTGGGGCTCCTCGTCGATCGGTGCGCTCCCCGTCAACGTAACCCAGCTCACGGAAACCGGAAGGCGGGGAGCGTACGACCGCTCCCCGCCCCGTTACCGCTCTCCTCGCGGTCAGTTCTTGGCGTCGGCCCACGCCTGCTGGACGGCGAGGTCGGCCTTCACCTCGGCAAGCTGGACGGCCACGGCCGACGGGGCCGTACCGCCGCGGCCGCTGCGGGACGCGAGCGCACCGGCCACGTTGAGGACCGTGCGGACCTCGGGGGTGAGGTGCTCGGAGATCTTGGCGAACTGCTCGTCGGTCAGCTCGTCGAGCTCGATGCCGTGCTGCTCGCACTCCTTGACGCACTCACCGGCGACCTCGTGGGCGACGCGGAACGGCACGCCCTGCTTGACCAGCCACTCGGCGATGTCGGTGGCGAGCGAGAAACCGGCCGGGGCCAGCTCCTCCATGCGCTCGCGGTTGACGGTGAGGGTGGCCATCATGCCGGTGAAGGCGGGCAGCAGGACTTCCAGCTGGTCGCAGGAGTCGAAGACCGGCTCCTTGTCCTCCTGAAGGTCGCGGTTGTACGCGAGCGGGAGGGCCTTCAGCGTGGCCATCAGGCCGGTCAGGTTGCCGATCAGCCGGCCGGACTTGCCGCGGGCCAGCTCGGCGATGTCCGGGTTCTTCTTCTGCGGCATGATCGAGGAGCCGGTGGAGAAGGCGTCGTGCAGGGTGACGAAGGAGAACTCCTTCGTGTTCCAGATGATGACCTCCTCCGCGATCCGGGAGAGGTTCACGCCGATCATCGCGGCGATGAAGGCGAACTCGGCGACGAAGTCGCGGGAGGCCGTTCCGTCGATGGAGTTGCCGACGGACCCGTGCTCGAAGCCGAGGTCGGCGGCGACCGCCTCCGGGTCGAGCCCGAGCGACGACCCGGCCAGCGCGCCGGAGCCGTACGGGGAGACGGCGGTCCGCTCGTCCCACTGGCGCAGCCGCTCGGCGTCCCTGGACAGGGACTGTGCATGGGCCAGGACGTGGTGGGCGAAGAGCACCGGCTGGGCGTGCTGCAGATGCGTACGGCCGGGCATCGCGACATCCGGGTGCGCCTCGGCGAGGCCGACCAGCGCGCCCTGCAGTTCGGCGATCAGACCGCCGATGATCCGGGCGTGGTCGCGCAGGTACATCCGGAAGAGCGTGGCGATCTGGTCGTTGCGGGACCGGCCGGCCCGCAGCTTGCCGCCGAGGTCCGGGCCGAGGCGTTCCAGCAGTCCGCGCTCCAGTGCGGTGTGGACGTCCTCGTCGGCGATGGTGCCGGTGAACGAGCCGTCGGCGACATCGGCTTCGAGCTGGTCGAGACCGGCGATCATGCGGTTCAGCTCGTCCTCGGTGAGCAGGCCCGCCTTGTTCAGGACGCGCGCGTGGGCTCGGGAACCGGCGATGTCGTAGGGCGCGAGCCGCCAGTCGAAGTGGACGGAGGCGGACAGCTTGGCCAGCGCCTCGGCCGGACCGTCGGCGAAGCGGGCGCCCCAGAGGCGTACGTCGCTGTTGCCGTTGCCGTTGCTCACTGCGTGCTCCTCGGAAGAACAGGGTGGTGGGTGTGCGACCGCCTCCCCGCACGGAGGGCCGGGGAGGTGGTCACGTAACTACTGGGGGTCAGGCGAGGTCACGCTTCTCGGACTCCCGCCCGGTCACGGGTCTCTTTTTGATGGCGCGATCACTGATGGGCATAACTATGCAGACCAATGCATGTTTTGTCAAAGGCGTGATCGCCGCCCCGCGCCCCCGAAGAAGCGTCCTGCCAGGTGAAATCACCTCGCCACCACCGGATTTGGCGACGACAATGGCCGCCATGGGGAAAACATACGAACGCATAGACGGACGGATCAGGGCCTTCATCGAAGAGCAGCACATCTTCTTCACGGCGACGGCGCCCCTGGACGGCGAGGGCACGGTCAACCTCTCCCCCAAGGGCGTCAGCGGTTCGTTCGCCGTCGTCGACGAGCTGACCGTGGCCTACCTGGACTTCGCGGGCAGCAATGCGGAGACCGTCGCCCACCTCCGCGAGAACGGCCGGATCACGCTGATGTGGTGTGCCTTCCAGGGGCCGCCGAACATCGTGCGGGTGCACGGTCGCGGCGAGCCGGTCTTCCGTGACGATCCGCGGTTCGGCGCACTGCTCGAACACTTCCCGGGCGTGGACCCCGGCCTCCACGGGCTGCGCGCCGTCATCGTGGTGAGGGCCGAGCTGATCCGGGACACCTGCGGCTACGGGGTGCCGTTCATGTCGTACGACGAGGACCGGACGCTGCACGCCCGGCGCTTCGCCCGCGAGGACGACGTCTCGCTGAGTGCCTACTTCGAGAAGAAGGAACACATCGCGACGAGTATCGACGGACTTCCGGGGCTGCCGCTCCCGCTGCCGGCCATGCCCCGGGCGGACGGCGAATCGGCGGACCGGGATTCGGCGGACCGGTATTGAGCCGTACGGAGCAGATCCGCGGGTGGCGCCCGGCCGGAGGGTCTACCGTCCGGACATGCGCAGATCTCTGGTGACCTTTTCGGTACTGCTCGCGCTGGCGGGCTCGGTCGCGGCCCGGCCCGCCGCCCCACCGCTCCCGGCACGGATGGCCGACACCGGCGGCGGCACCCAGCTGATCACCGCCGAGGCCCCGGCCAAGGGCTCCACCACGGGCACCGTCACCTGGTGGAACCTGCGGCGGGGCACCTGGGTGAAGGGCGGGTCCACCCCCGCCCGCTTCGGTGCGAACGGCCTGGCCGAGGGGGCGTCGCGCAAGCAGGGCACGAACACCACCCCCACCGGTCTGTACGACCTGCCGTACGCCTTCGGGATCAAGCCCGCACCGGCCGGCACCGTCCACCCGTACCGCCGGGTCAACGACCGGTCGTGGTGGTGCCAGGACAACGCGGCGCGGGCCTACAACCGCTGGGTGGAACCGCGGCCCGAGGACTGCCGGGCGGGCGAGGCGGAGCACCTGATCGCCTATCCGACGCAGTACGCCCGCGCGCTCGTCATCGGGTTCAACTACGAACGGCCGGTGCGCGGACGCGGCGCCGGGATCTTCCTGCACGTCAACGGGCGTGGCGCGACCGCCGGTTGTGTCTCCGTACCGGCGGCCGCGATGGACCGGATCCTCGACTGGGTGAACCCGGCCCGCCGTCCGCACATCGCGATCGGGACCCGGTCGGGCCCGACCGCGATCACGCGCTACTGACACACCCCGGCAACACCGGCCCGCTCAGCGCTCGTTCTGGGCCAGTCGCAGCAGATGGTCGGCGAGCGCCTGGCCGCCCGCCGGGTCACGGCTGATCAGCATCAGGGTGTCGTCACCCGCGATGGTGCCGAGGATGTCGTGCAGTTCTGCCTGGTCGATGGCCGAGGCGAGGAACTGGGCCGCGCCCGGAGGAGTGCGCAGCACCACGAGGTTGGCCGACGCCTCCGCGGAGATGAGCAGTTCGGCGGAGAGCCGCCGCATCCGCTCCTCCTTCGCGGACCCGCCCAACGGCGCCTGCGGGGTGCGGAATCCGCCCTCGCTGGGCACCGCGTAGATCAGCTCACCGCCGGTGTTGCGGATCTTCACCGCGCCCAGCTCGTCCAGATCGCGGGAGAGCGTCGCCTGGGTGACGCTCAGCCCGTCGTCGGCGAGGAGCTTGGCCAACTGGCTCTGCGAGCGCACCGGCTGCCGGTTCAGGATGTCCACGATCCGGCGGTGGCGTGCGGTGCGGGTCTGCGGCACGGACGGCCCGCCGTACTCGGTTTCCTGCGCCTCGGTCATCGTCGTCGCCTCATTCTCCGGATCGTCCGTCCCCTTTTGCCGCGTCGAGAGCGCCGGGCAGTGCCTGGAGCAGCGCGTCGACCTCCGCGTCGCCGATGATCAGTGGCGGCATCAGCCGCAGGACATCGGGGGCGGGTGCGTTCACCAGGATTCCGGCTCTCTGAGCCGCCTGTTGCACCTGAGGTGCGAGGGGCTCGGTGAGCACGATACCCAGCAGCAGCCCGGAGCCGCGGACATGGGAGACCAGCGGGTGACCCAGGCCCTCCACGCCGTCCCGGATCTTCTCGCCGAGCCGCTTCACCCGGTCCAGGACGCCGTCGGCGGCCAGGGTGTCCAGGACGGCGAGACCGGCGGCGCAGGCGATCGGGTTGCCGCCGAACGTCGTGCCGTGCTGGCCCGGTTGCAGCAGATCGGCCGCCGGGCCGAAGGCCACGGTCGCGCCGATCGGCAGTCCGCCGCCGAGGCCCTTGGCGAGGGTGACGACATCGGGCTCGATGCCCTGGTGGGCCTGGTGCTCGAACCACTGGCCGCAGCGGCCGATGCCGGTCTGCACCTCGTCGAGGACGAGCAGGGTGCCGGTGGCCCGGGTGATCTCCCGGGCGGCCTCCAGATATCCGGCGGGCGGAACGACCACGCCGTTCTCGCCCTGGACGGGCTCGATGATCACCAGCGCGGTGTCGGTGGTGACGGCGGCCCGCAGGGCGTCCGCGTCGCCGTACGGGACGTGCGTGACGTCGCCGGGCAGCGGGAGGAACGGCTCGCGCTTCTTGGGCTGGCCGGTCAGTGCGAGCGCGCCCATGGTCCGGCCGTGGAAGCCGCCGTCGGTGGCGACCATGTGGGTCCGTCCGGTCAGCCGGCCGATCTTGAAGGCGGCCTCGTTGGCCTCGGCGCCCGAGTTGGAGAAGTAGACGCGGCCACTCCGGCCGAAGAGCTGGAGCAGCCGTTCGGCGAGCGCGACGGGCGGTTCGGCGATGAAGAGGTTGGAGACATGGCCGAGGGAAGCGATCTGGGTGGAGACGGCCTCGACGACGGCGGGGTGGGCGTGCCCCAGCGCGTTCACCGCGATACCGCCGACGAAGTCGAGGTACTCGGTGCCGTCGGCGTCCCACACCCGGGCGCCCTCGCCGCGGACCAGGGACAGCTGCGGAGTCCCGTAGTTGTCCATCAGCGCGTGGCTCCAGCGCTGTGCGAGCTCCTGGTTGCTCATGACTCCCCCTGTGCATCGGGAACGACCATCGTGCCGATTCCTTCGTCGGTGAAGATCTCCAGCAGGATCGAGTGCTGGACCCGGCCGTCGATCACGCGGGCGGTCTCGACGCCGTTGCGCACGGCGTGCAGGCAGCCCTGCATCTTCGGCACCATGCCGCTGGAGAGTTCCGGCAGCAGCTTCTCCAGCTCGGCCGCGGTGAGCCGGCTGATCACGTCGTCGCTGTTGGGCCAGTCCTCGTAGAGGCCCTCGACATCGGTGAGGACCATCAGCGTCTCGGCGTTCAGCGCGGCGGCGAGCGCGGCGGCCGCCGTGTCGGCGTTGACGTTGTAGACGTGGTTGTCGTCGGCGGAGCGGGCGATGGAGGAGATGACCGGGATCCGGCCGTCGTCCAGCAGCGCCCGGATAGCCCCGGTGTCGATGGCGGTGATCTCGCCGACCCGCCCGATGTCGACGATCTCGCCGTCGATGGTCGGCCGGTGCTGGGTGGCGGTGATCGTGTGGGCGTCCTCGCCGGTCATGCCGACGGCGAGCGGGCCGTGCTGGTTGAGCAGGCCGACGAGTTCGCGCTGGACCTGGCCGGCCAGCACCATCCGTACGACGTCCATCGCCTCGGGCGTGGTGACGCGCAGGCCCGCCTTGAACTCGCTGACCAGGCCCTGCTTGTCGAGCTGGGCGCTGATCTGCGGGCCGCCGCCGTGCACGACGACGGGCTTGAGGCCGGCCTGGCGCAGGAAGACGACGTCCTGGGCGAAGGCCGCCTTCAGATCGTCGTCGATCATGGCGTTGCCGCCGAACTTGATGACGACGGTCTTGCCGTTGTGCCGGGTCAGCCAGGGCAGTGCCTCGATGAGGATCTGCGCCTTCGGGAGTGCGGTGTGTTTCCGCGCCGGGGTCATGAGCTGTACGCGCTGTTCTCGTGGACGTAGTCCGCGGTGAGGTCGTTGGCCCAGATGACGGCGGACTCGGTGCCGGCGGCGAGGTCGGCGGTGATCTTGACCTCCCGGTAGCGCATGTCGACGAGGTCGCGGTCCTCGCCGACGCCGCCGTTCTTGCAGACCCAGACGCCGTTGATGGCGACGTTCAGCTGGTCGGGCTCGAAGGCGGCCTTCGTCGTACCGATCGCGGAGAGGACCCGGCCCCAGTTGGGGTCCTCGCCGTGGATGGCGCACTTGAGGAGGTTGTTACGGGCGATGGAGCGGCCCACCTCGACGGCGTCGTCCTCGGTCGCGGCGTTGATGACCTCGATCCGGATGTCCTTGGAGGCGCCCTCGGCGTCACCGATGAGCTGCCGGGCGAGGTCCGCGCAGACCTTCCGTACGGCCTCGGCGAACTCTGCCTGCTCCGGGGCGATTCCGCTCGCTCCGGAGGCCAGCAGCAGCACGGTGTCGTTGGTCGACATGCAGCCGTCGGAGTCGACCCGGTCGAAGGTGGTGCGGGTGGCGGCGCGCAGCGCGGAGTCGAGTCCGGCGGCGTCGATGTCGGCGTCGGTGGTGAGGACGACCAGCATGGTGGCGAGGCCCGGGGCGAGCATGCCCGCGCCCTTGGCCATGCCGCCGACGGTCCAGCCCTCGCCGCCCGCGACGGCGGTCTTGTGGACGGTGTCGGTGGTCTTGATGGCGATGGCGGCCTTCTCGCCGCCGTGCTCGCTGAGGGCGGCGGCGGCCTGCTCGATGCCGGGCAGCAGCTTGTCCATCGGGAGCAGCGTGCCGATCAGCCCGGTCGACGCGACCGCGATCTCGCCCGCGTTGTGGCCGGTGAGCACCTCGGCGGCCTTCTCGGCGGTGGCGTGGGTGTCCTGGAAGCCCTTCGGGCCCGTGCAGGCGTTGGCACCGCCGGAGTTGAGCACGACGGCGGTGACCTCGCCGCCCTTCAGCACCTGCTCCGACCAGAGGACGGGGGCGGCCTTGACGCGGTTGGAGGTGAAGACGCCCGCGGCGGCGCGACGCGGACCGTGGTTGACCACGAGGGCCAGGTCCGGGTTACCGCTCTCCTTGATTCCCGCGGCGATGCCCGCCGCGGAGAACCCCTGTGCTGCCGTGACACTCACGGTGCGACTCCGATCGTGGAAAGACCTGTGTCCTCGGGAAGTCCGAGGGCGATGTTCATGCTCTGCAGGGCACCGCCGGCGGTGCCCTTGGCGAGGTTGTCGATGGCGCTGATCACGATGATCCGGCCCGCTGTTTCGTCATGGGCGACCTGGATCTGTACGGCGTTGGAACCGTAGACGGACGCCGTGGCGGGCCACTGCCCCTCGGGGAGCAGGCCGACGAAGGGTTCGTCGGCGAACGCCTTCTCGTACACGTCACGGACGGACTCGGCGGTCACACCGGGCTTCGCCTTCGCGCTGCAGGTGGCGAGGATGCCGCGGGGCATCGGCGCCAGGGTCGGCGTGAAGGAGACCGTGACCGGTTCACCGGCTGCCGCGCTGAGGTTCTGGATCATCTCGGGGGTGTGCCGGTGGGCGCCGCCGACGCCGTACGGGGACATGTTGCCCATCACCTCGGAGCCGAGCAGATGCGGCTTGGCCGCCTTGCCCGCCCCGGAGGTACCGGACGCGGCGACGATCACGGCCTCGGGCTCGGCCAGCTGGGCCGCGTACGCCGGGAAGAGCGCGAGAGAGACGGCGGTCGGGTAGCAGCCGGGCACCGCGATACGCTTGGAGCCCGCCAGCGCCGAGCGCCCGCCCGGCAGTTCGGGCAGACCGTAGGGCCAGGTACCGGCGTGCGGAGAACCGTAGAACTTCTCCCAGTCCGCGGCGTCCTTGAGCCGGAAGTCGGCCCCCATGTCGACGATCAGCACCTCGTCACCGAGCTGCTCGGCGACGGCGGCGGACTGCCCGTGCGGGAGGGCCAGGAAGACGACGTCGTGCCCGGCGAGCACCTCGGGGGTGGTCGGCTGGAGCACCCGGTCGGCGAGCGGCCGCAGGTGCGGCTGCAGCGCACCGAGCTTCTGCCCCGCGTTGGAGTTGGCCGTGAGCGCCCCGATCTCGACCTGGGGGTGAACCAGCAGGAGACGGAGCAGCTCCCCACCGGCGTATCCGCTCGCCCCTGCCACTGCTGCGCGTACCACCATCGAAACCTCCTCATCGATGGCATGACTATACGCAGCGGTGCACTTTTATGCAAAGCTTCTCCGGAAGACACCCATCCGGACCGTCACAGCGGGTCGGAAGGCCGGCGGGTGGGGAGTCGATCGAGTATTTCCCGGGTGTGCCTGCCCAGGGCGGGGGCCGGGTTACGGAAGGTGTCGAGGCCGGCTCCGAAGGTCACGGGGAAACGGGCCTGCGGGCAGGTGGCGGGGTCGGCGGGGGTACTGAACAGCTGCCGGGCAACGGCGTGGGGGTCGGCCAGGAGTTCGCCGGGGGTGGTGAGGACGGGGGCCCAGGGAGCGTCGAGGTCGTTCAGGCGTTCTTGCC from Streptomyces sp. NBC_01591 includes:
- a CDS encoding TetR/AcrR family transcriptional regulator, translating into MSIDREQVLRSAAALLTRKSTATMDEVARAAGIGRATLHRHFAGRDALVKALENLGIQEFEAALDAAALDEGPAQEALRRLVAAVEPSAGLLSFLVTENQLFEGEEVNEGWNRLDARVSAFFRRGQERGEFRIDLTPAWLTEALYGLISSGAWAVQDGRVASQDFQYMIVELLLGGARRSVEQ
- a CDS encoding aldo/keto reductase; the protein is MPFARLATATTPTAHIGLGLAAVGRPGYINLHRDRDLPADRSVEAMRERTHELLDAAYAQGVRYFDAARSYGRSEEFLADWLTARPEVDDAVIGSKWGYTYTADWSVEADAHEVKDHSLAAFVRQRAETDALLGDRLDLYQIHSVTADSPALTDKELHERLAALAAEGVSVGLSTSGPAQADAIRAALTVTVDGEPLFRTVQATYNALETSAGTALAEAHAAGLTVIVKEALANGRLAGTEAPAVVQEVAADAGLGSDAVALALVLYQPWAGVVLSGAATVDQLAGNLHAAVVDLDEERRARLDALVEEPEAYWRHRAGLRWS
- a CDS encoding MFS transporter, yielding MSRVEQRVEAPEELHRPGRWIALAVLVLAVLLVAIDATVLGLATPFLTEDLEPTGTQLLWIGDVYSFVIAGLLVSMGSLGDRIGRKKLLLCGATAFGAVSVLNAYAHTPEMMILARALLGVAGATLMPSTLALIRNLFHDPRERSFAIGIWGAMASAGAAVGPVVGGLLLEHFWWGSVFLINLPVMAVLVVVGAKMIPESRNPAPGPWDLVSVALSFIGMIGVVYAVKELAAHGPSGGTVAAGIGGVAALSWFVRRQLTLPAPLLDMRLFHHRGFSGAVLADLLTILGLSGLVFFLSQFLQLVQGRGPLEAGLAELPAAVGAVVAGLIAGRAARRFSVRTVVTGGLGAIGLALAAVTLIHKETAYPLIGAVLLIVGVGAGFAFTVTSDVILSSVPKEQAGSAGAVSETAYELGAALGIALLGSIVTGVYQTFESPEGTPSADAAAAHESLGGAVEAAHGLPAQQGQALVSAAQDAFVEGLRLAAGVGAAVLLATAVAAWFLLRGQKLEDGIVHQ
- a CDS encoding arginine repressor is translated as MTEAQETEYGGPSVPQTRTARHRRIVDILNRQPVRSQSQLAKLLADDGLSVTQATLSRDLDELGAVKIRNTGGELIYAVPSEGGFRTPQAPLGGSAKEERMRRLSAELLISAEASANLVVLRTPPGAAQFLASAIDQAELHDILGTIAGDDTLMLISRDPAGGQALADHLLRLAQNER
- a CDS encoding L,D-transpeptidase family protein — its product is MRRSLVTFSVLLALAGSVAARPAAPPLPARMADTGGGTQLITAEAPAKGSTTGTVTWWNLRRGTWVKGGSTPARFGANGLAEGASRKQGTNTTPTGLYDLPYAFGIKPAPAGTVHPYRRVNDRSWWCQDNAARAYNRWVEPRPEDCRAGEAEHLIAYPTQYARALVIGFNYERPVRGRGAGIFLHVNGRGATAGCVSVPAAAMDRILDWVNPARRPHIAIGTRSGPTAITRY
- a CDS encoding acetylornithine transaminase, whose translation is MSNQELAQRWSHALMDNYGTPQLSLVRGEGARVWDADGTEYLDFVGGIAVNALGHAHPAVVEAVSTQIASLGHVSNLFIAEPPVALAERLLQLFGRSGRVYFSNSGAEANEAAFKIGRLTGRTHMVATDGGFHGRTMGALALTGQPKKREPFLPLPGDVTHVPYGDADALRAAVTTDTALVIIEPVQGENGVVVPPAGYLEAAREITRATGTLLVLDEVQTGIGRCGQWFEHQAHQGIEPDVVTLAKGLGGGLPIGATVAFGPAADLLQPGQHGTTFGGNPIACAAGLAVLDTLAADGVLDRVKRLGEKIRDGVEGLGHPLVSHVRGSGLLLGIVLTEPLAPQVQQAAQRAGILVNAPAPDVLRLMPPLIIGDAEVDALLQALPGALDAAKGDGRSGE
- the argH gene encoding argininosuccinate lyase, with amino-acid sequence MSNGNGNSDVRLWGARFADGPAEALAKLSASVHFDWRLAPYDIAGSRAHARVLNKAGLLTEDELNRMIAGLDQLEADVADGSFTGTIADEDVHTALERGLLERLGPDLGGKLRAGRSRNDQIATLFRMYLRDHARIIGGLIAELQGALVGLAEAHPDVAMPGRTHLQHAQPVLFAHHVLAHAQSLSRDAERLRQWDERTAVSPYGSGALAGSSLGLDPEAVAADLGFEHGSVGNSIDGTASRDFVAEFAFIAAMIGVNLSRIAEEVIIWNTKEFSFVTLHDAFSTGSSIMPQKKNPDIAELARGKSGRLIGNLTGLMATLKALPLAYNRDLQEDKEPVFDSCDQLEVLLPAFTGMMATLTVNRERMEELAPAGFSLATDIAEWLVKQGVPFRVAHEVAGECVKECEQHGIELDELTDEQFAKISEHLTPEVRTVLNVAGALASRSGRGGTAPSAVAVQLAEVKADLAVQQAWADAKN
- a CDS encoding sigma-70 family RNA polymerase sigma factor, whose translation is MDGHEFLAERFEENRAQLKAVAYRMLGSASEAEDAVQEAWIRLSRSDDRAIENLGGWLTTVVGRVCLDMLRSRRSRREEPLDTGAPEEHGPGPDLGERSEADPEQQALMADSVGLAMLVVLETLDPAERLAFVLHDMFAVPFDEIAGVVDRTPAATRQLASRARRRVQGVDPVPDPGLARKREVVAAFLAAARDGDFEALVAVLDPDVVVRSDVGAGGVGAPVLVRGAAAVARRAMMFAPFARSSQPALVDGEPAVIAAHEGRRFAVMIFTVAGGKVVEMDVINDPDRLPGLDLTVLND
- a CDS encoding pyridoxamine 5'-phosphate oxidase family protein, which codes for MGKTYERIDGRIRAFIEEQHIFFTATAPLDGEGTVNLSPKGVSGSFAVVDELTVAYLDFAGSNAETVAHLRENGRITLMWCAFQGPPNIVRVHGRGEPVFRDDPRFGALLEHFPGVDPGLHGLRAVIVVRAELIRDTCGYGVPFMSYDEDRTLHARRFAREDDVSLSAYFEKKEHIATSIDGLPGLPLPLPAMPRADGESADRDSADRY